The following coding sequences lie in one Arabidopsis thaliana chromosome 3, partial sequence genomic window:
- a CDS encoding C2H2-like zinc finger protein (C2H2-like zinc finger protein; FUNCTIONS IN: sequence-specific DNA binding transcription factor activity, zinc ion binding, nucleic acid binding; INVOLVED IN: regulation of transcription; LOCATED IN: intracellular; EXPRESSED IN: 7 plant structures; EXPRESSED DURING: M germinated pollen stage, 4 anthesis, petal differentiation and expansion stage; CONTAINS InterPro DOMAIN/s: Zinc finger, C2H2-like (InterPro:IPR015880), Zinc finger, C2H2-type (InterPro:IPR007087); BEST Arabidopsis thaliana protein match is: C2H2-like zinc finger protein (TAIR:AT2G45120.1); Has 2639 Blast hits to 2349 proteins in 138 species: Archae - 0; Bacteria - 0; Metazoa - 1624; Fungi - 13; Plants - 935; Viruses - 0; Other Eukaryotes - 67 (source: NCBI BLink).), producing MESYKCRVCFKSFVNGKALGGHMRSHMSNSHEEEQRPSQLSYETESDVSSSDPKFAFTSSVLLEDGESESESSRNVINLTRKRSKRTRKLDSFVTKKVKTSQLGYKPESDQEPPHSSASDTTTEEDLAFCLMMLSRDKWKKNKSNKEVVEEIETEEESEGYNKINRATTKGRYKCETCGKVFKSYQALGGHRASHKKNRVSNNKTEQRSETEYDNVVVVAKRIHECPICLRVFASGQALGGHKRSHGVGNLSVNQQRRVHRNESVKQRMIDLNLPAPTEEDEVSVVFQ from the coding sequence ATGGAGAGTTACAAGTGCAGGGTTTGCTTTAAGAGCTTCGTTAACGGAAAAGCTTTAGGTGGTCACATGAGATCTCACATGAGTAATTCACATGAGGAAGAACAAAGGCCGAGTCAACTCAGTTATGAGACTGAGTCCGATGTTTCTTCGTCTGATCCGAAGTTTGCTTTTACGAGCTCTGTTCTTCTTGAAGACGGTGAAAGCGAGAGCGAGTCGTCGAGGAATGTTATTAACCTGACTCGGAAACGATCCAAGCGAACTCGGAAACTCGATTCGTTTGTAACCAAGAAGGTGAAAACGAGTCAACTCGGATACAAGCCTGAGTCTGATCAAGAGCCTCCTCATAGCTCAGCTTCTGATACAACGACGGAGGAAGATCTTGCCTTTTGTCTCATGATGCTCTCTCGAGATaaatggaagaagaacaaaagtaataaagaAGTAGTGGAAGAGATCGagacagaagaagaatcagaaggTTACAACAAGATTAATCGAGCAACAACGAAAGGAAGATACAAGTGTGAGACCTGCGGGAAAGTGTTCAAATCTTATCAAGCATTAGGTGGGCATAGAGCAAGTCATAAGAAGAACAGAGTaagtaacaacaaaacagagcaacgAAGCGAAACAGAGTAtgataatgttgttgttgttgctaaGAGAATCCATGAATGTCCGATTTGTCTAAGAGTTTTCGCATCGGGACAAGCACTTGGAGGTCACAAAAGATCTCACGGGGTAGGGAATTTATCTGTGAATCAACAACGTCGAGTTCATAGAAACGAGTCTGTGAAACAGAGGATGATAGATCTTAATCTTCCTGCACCAAccgaagaagacgaagtcTCTGTGGTGTTTCAATGA
- a CDS encoding cytochrome P450 family protein (unknown protein; LOCATED IN: chloroplast, chloroplast inner membrane, chloroplast envelope; EXPRESSED IN: 23 plant structures; EXPRESSED DURING: 14 growth stages; BEST Arabidopsis thaliana protein match is: unknown protein (TAIR:AT1G48460.1); Has 35333 Blast hits to 34131 proteins in 2444 species: Archae - 798; Bacteria - 22429; Metazoa - 974; Fungi - 991; Plants - 531; Viruses - 0; Other Eukaryotes - 9610 (source: NCBI BLink).), producing MVSQGMVSLTKSLCTMTPRVRLKNPNMLQKLKTGSCNFRFRNLRVLCTPKLSQWEPSPFIHASAEEAADIVLDKTANVFESIVSESAEEEKVDMSAQQRTNSQVQVLKWPIWLLGPSVLLTSGMAPTLWLPLSSVFLGSNVVSLLSLIGLDCIFNLGATLFLLMADSCARPKDPSQSCNSKPPFSYKFWNMFSLIIGFLVPMLLLFGSQSGLLASLQPQIPFLSSAVILFPYFILLAVQTLTEILTWHWQSPVWLVTPVVYEAYRILQLMRGLTLSAEVNAPVWVVHMLRGLVSWWVLILGMQLMRVAWFAGFASRTTTGQQPQSVASK from the coding sequence ATGGTGAGCCAAGGAATGGTATCTCTTACAAAGTCTCTATGCACTATGACTCCAAGAGTCCGTCTCAAGAATCCGAATATGTTGCAGAAACTAAAGACTGGATCTTGTAATTTCCGTTTCAGAAATCTCCGTGTCTTATGCACACCAAAGCTGTCTCAGTGGGAACCGTCACCTTTCATTCATGCTTCTGCAGAAGAAGCTGCTGATATAGTATTGGACAAAACCGCGAATGTGTTCGAATCTATTGTCTCCGAGAGtgcagaggaagagaaagtaGATATGTCAGCGCAACAACGAACTAATTCTCAAGTTCAGGTACTTAAATGGCCAATATGGCTTTTGGGTCCATCTGTTCTCCTCACAAGCGGTATGGCGCCTACTTTATGGCTTCCGTTGTCATCGGTTTTTCTCGGTTCCAACGTGGTTAGTCTACTTTCTTTGATCGGTCTAGATTGCATTTTCAATCTTGGAGCAACCCTTTTCCTCTTAATGGCTGATTCTTGCGCACGTCCTAAAGACCCATCACAGTCCTGCAACAGCAAACCACCATTTAGCTATAAGTTCTGGAACATGTTTTCACTCATAATCGGGTTTCTAGTCCCAATGTTACTTCTCTTCGGATCCCAATCTGGCCTTCTCGCTTCTCTCCAGCCCCAGATTCCTTTCCTCTCGTCCGCTGTTATCCTCTTCCCGTACTTCATTCTCCTTGCTGTTCAGACATTAACAGAGATCCTCACATGGCACTGGCAATCACCGGTCTGGCTAGTCACACCAGTTGTCTACGAGGCTTACCGAATCTTGCAACTGATGAGAGGGTTGACACTTAGTGCAGAGGTCAACGCACCGGTTTGGGTGGTTCATATGCTTCGTGGGCTTGTCTCTTGGTGGGTATTGATCTTGGGAATGCAACTCATGAGAGTTGCTTGGTTTGCTGGTTTTGCATCTAGAACAACAACAGGTCAGCAACCACAATCTGTTGCTTCTAAGTAA
- a CDS encoding cytochrome P450 family protein (unknown protein; LOCATED IN: chloroplast, chloroplast inner membrane, chloroplast envelope; EXPRESSED IN: 23 plant structures; EXPRESSED DURING: 14 growth stages; BEST Arabidopsis thaliana protein match is: unknown protein (TAIR:AT1G48460.1); Has 81 Blast hits to 81 proteins in 19 species: Archae - 0; Bacteria - 10; Metazoa - 0; Fungi - 0; Plants - 70; Viruses - 0; Other Eukaryotes - 1 (source: NCBI BLink).) — MSAQQRTNSQVQVLKWPIWLLGPSVLLTSGMAPTLWLPLSSVFLGSNVVSLLSLIGLDCIFNLGATLFLLMADSCARPKDPSQSCNSKPPFSYKFWNMFSLIIGFLVPMLLLFGSQSGLLASLQPQIPFLSSAVILFPYFILLAVQTLTEILTWHWQSPVWLVTPVVYEAYRILQLMRGLTLSAEVNAPVWVVHMLRGLVSWWVLILGMQLMRVAWFAGFASRTTTGQQPQSVASK, encoded by the coding sequence ATGTCAGCGCAACAACGAACTAATTCTCAAGTTCAGGTACTTAAATGGCCAATATGGCTTTTGGGTCCATCTGTTCTCCTCACAAGCGGTATGGCGCCTACTTTATGGCTTCCGTTGTCATCGGTTTTTCTCGGTTCCAACGTGGTTAGTCTACTTTCTTTGATCGGTCTAGATTGCATTTTCAATCTTGGAGCAACCCTTTTCCTCTTAATGGCTGATTCTTGCGCACGTCCTAAAGACCCATCACAGTCCTGCAACAGCAAACCACCATTTAGCTATAAGTTCTGGAACATGTTTTCACTCATAATCGGGTTTCTAGTCCCAATGTTACTTCTCTTCGGATCCCAATCTGGCCTTCTCGCTTCTCTCCAGCCCCAGATTCCTTTCCTCTCGTCCGCTGTTATCCTCTTCCCGTACTTCATTCTCCTTGCTGTTCAGACATTAACAGAGATCCTCACATGGCACTGGCAATCACCGGTCTGGCTAGTCACACCAGTTGTCTACGAGGCTTACCGAATCTTGCAACTGATGAGAGGGTTGACACTTAGTGCAGAGGTCAACGCACCGGTTTGGGTGGTTCATATGCTTCGTGGGCTTGTCTCTTGGTGGGTATTGATCTTGGGAATGCAACTCATGAGAGTTGCTTGGTTTGCTGGTTTTGCATCTAGAACAACAACAGGTCAGCAACCACAATCTGTTGCTTCTAAGTAA
- a CDS encoding cytochrome P450 family protein (unknown protein; BEST Arabidopsis thaliana protein match is: unknown protein (TAIR:AT1G48460.1); Has 35333 Blast hits to 34131 proteins in 2444 species: Archae - 798; Bacteria - 22429; Metazoa - 974; Fungi - 991; Plants - 531; Viruses - 0; Other Eukaryotes - 9610 (source: NCBI BLink).): MGRLFKLSTRRRIIIVALCIFVPDMIILVSKHVTFKFILKIFLSGDVKRRNSQRIRDLTVLRFAEQSLKLFLETSMVSQGMVSLTKSLCTMTPRVRLKNPNMLQKLKTGSCNFRFRNLRVLCTPKLSQWEPSPFIHASAEEAADIVLDKTANVFESIVSESAEEEKVDMSAQQRTNSQVQVLKWPIWLLGPSVLLTSGMAPTLWLPLSSVFLGSNVVSLLSLIGLDCIFNLGATLFLLMADSCARPKDPSQSCNSKPPFSYKFWNMFSLIIGFLVPMLLLFGSQSGLLASLQPQIPFLSSAVILFPYFILLAVQTLTEILTWHWQSPVWLVTPVVYEAYRILQLMRGLTLSAEVNAPVWVVHMLRGLVSWWVLILGMQLMRVAWFAGFASRTTTGQQPQSVASK, from the exons ATGGGCCGACTATTCAAGTTATCAACACGTCGTCGTATAATCATAGTAGctctttgtatttttgttcCGGACATGATTATCTTAGTATCCAAACACGTCACATTCAAGTTTATTCTAAAGATTTTTCTCTCCGGAGACgttaagagaagaaacagcCAACGGATTAGGGATCTTACCGTTCTGCGATTCGCCG AACAgagtttgaagctttttttaGAGACTTCAATGGTGAGCCAAGGAATGGTATCTCTTACAAAGTCTCTATGCACTATGACTCCAAGAGTCCGTCTCAAGAATCCGAATATGTTGCAGAAACTAAAGACTGGATCTTGTAATTTCCGTTTCAGAAATCTCCGTGTCTTATGCACACCAAAGCTGTCTCAGTGGGAACCGTCACCTTTCATTCATGCTTCTGCAGAAGAAGCTGCTGATATAGTATTGGACAAAACCGCGAATGTGTTCGAATCTATTGTCTCCGAGAGtgcagaggaagagaaagtaGATATGTCAGCGCAACAACGAACTAATTCTCAAGTTCAGGTACTTAAATGGCCAATATGGCTTTTGGGTCCATCTGTTCTCCTCACAAGCGGTATGGCGCCTACTTTATGGCTTCCGTTGTCATCGGTTTTTCTCGGTTCCAACGTGGTTAGTCTACTTTCTTTGATCGGTCTAGATTGCATTTTCAATCTTGGAGCAACCCTTTTCCTCTTAATGGCTGATTCTTGCGCACGTCCTAAAGACCCATCACAGTCCTGCAACAGCAAACCACCATTTAGCTATAAGTTCTGGAACATGTTTTCACTCATAATCGGGTTTCTAGTCCCAATGTTACTTCTCTTCGGATCCCAATCTGGCCTTCTCGCTTCTCTCCAGCCCCAGATTCCTTTCCTCTCGTCCGCTGTTATCCTCTTCCCGTACTTCATTCTCCTTGCTGTTCAGACATTAACAGAGATCCTCACATGGCACTGGCAATCACCGGTCTGGCTAGTCACACCAGTTGTCTACGAGGCTTACCGAATCTTGCAACTGATGAGAGGGTTGACACTTAGTGCAGAGGTCAACGCACCGGTTTGGGTGGTTCATATGCTTCGTGGGCTTGTCTCTTGGTGGGTATTGATCTTGGGAATGCAACTCATGAGAGTTGCTTGGTTTGCTGGTTTTGCATCTAGAACAACAACAGGTCAGCAACCACAATCTGTTGCTTCTAAGTAA